In a genomic window of Occallatibacter riparius:
- a CDS encoding glycosyltransferase → MMDELQLEARSAGSGLAAYVLVTPARNEAQFIGQTIEAVVAQTVRPLKWAIVSDGSTDGTDEIVSRYAAEHAWIELVRMPERTERHFAGKALAVRAGAERMVGLPYEVIASLDGDIAFEADHFEFLLRKLKGDARLGIVGTPYRDTANETYDFRFVSTDHVSGACQVFRRTCWEEIGGYALSKGGAIDSIATLTARSKGWKTRTFPEKMALHHRVVGTAENSQMKSRFILGKRDWMVGNSAVWQLFRGLRQMTQRPYVVRGAAVMAGYVWAACTGVERPVPAELRALRRKEQMEQLGRFFRGKTGAESAANTGEHSTQAAR, encoded by the coding sequence ATGATGGACGAACTTCAACTCGAGGCCAGGTCGGCGGGATCCGGCTTGGCGGCTTACGTGCTGGTGACTCCGGCGCGCAACGAGGCGCAGTTCATCGGGCAGACGATTGAGGCGGTGGTTGCGCAGACGGTAAGGCCGCTGAAGTGGGCGATTGTGAGCGATGGGTCTACCGATGGAACCGACGAGATTGTGAGCCGCTACGCCGCGGAACATGCGTGGATTGAACTCGTGCGCATGCCGGAGCGGACGGAGCGGCATTTCGCCGGAAAGGCGCTGGCGGTGCGTGCCGGCGCGGAGCGCATGGTGGGGTTGCCGTACGAGGTGATTGCGAGCCTCGACGGCGATATTGCGTTTGAGGCGGATCATTTCGAATTCTTGCTGCGGAAGCTGAAAGGCGATGCGCGGCTGGGTATAGTGGGAACCCCTTATCGCGATACGGCGAACGAGACTTATGATTTTCGGTTTGTGAGCACGGATCATGTGTCGGGTGCGTGCCAGGTGTTCCGGCGGACGTGCTGGGAGGAGATCGGCGGATACGCGCTGTCGAAGGGCGGGGCGATCGATTCGATTGCGACGCTGACGGCGCGCAGCAAGGGCTGGAAGACGCGGACGTTCCCGGAGAAGATGGCGCTGCATCATCGCGTGGTTGGCACGGCGGAGAACAGCCAGATGAAGTCGCGGTTCATCCTGGGCAAGCGGGATTGGATGGTGGGCAACAGCGCGGTGTGGCAGTTGTTCCGGGGACTTCGCCAGATGACGCAGCGGCCTTATGTGGTGCGCGGAGCCGCGGTTATGGCTGGATATGTGTGGGCGGCGTGTACGGGTGTGGAGAGGCCGGTGCCGGCGGAACTGCGGGCGCTTCGGCGCAAGGAACAGATGGAGCAGCTGGGGAGGTTCTTCCGCGGAAAGACCGGCGCGGAGAGTGCTGCAAACACCGGCGAACACAGCACACAGGCGGCGCGATGA
- a CDS encoding ChbG/HpnK family deacetylase, with protein MGRGVQISAASVEGIPHAAEPRSTIIVNADDWGMRLKATDRILDCVRHGSVSSTSAMVFMEDSERGAELAREYGVDAGLHLNLTEAFTAKDVPARLREEHVKLMRFLRKGRRGKVVPNPLLAGAFEYVVKEQLEEFERLYGAKARHIDGHHHAHLAANVRGQKLLPQGTMVRRNFTFAAGEKSWLKLRVRAFQDRQLARRHSMTEYFFDIAPLEETRLRRVLELARTADVEIECHPERDAEYDFLMSDGLAWLGYAVTVTQGYRLRGSHVSNARVREEDAVKTPHVAVCICTYKRPAELKRLLRDLDRQKTDGLFTYSVVVADNDAARSGETAVEEMRGAMRVPVKYCAEPEKGIARARNRVIGSADGDYFALIDDDEFPEPDWLLTLLKRCREYGVDGVLGPVKRYLDDGAPQWLKRSSLYDRAVQPTGKEVEWRGARTGNALLKSAVFAGNEQPFDVKFAAGEDQDFFRKKIEEGRRFVWVSDAVVWEELPPARWKRSYFLRKAMLYGSYAAKQPDCGAKSVLKSLVAMPLYTLALPFALLAGQHRFMTLLVKLCDHLGKLLSLMGIRPFHDEHVSE; from the coding sequence ATGGGGCGGGGAGTTCAGATTTCGGCGGCGAGTGTGGAAGGGATTCCGCATGCGGCCGAACCGCGCTCGACGATTATTGTGAACGCCGATGACTGGGGCATGCGACTGAAGGCGACGGATCGCATTCTGGATTGCGTTCGGCATGGGTCGGTGTCGTCCACGAGCGCGATGGTGTTCATGGAGGATTCAGAACGCGGCGCGGAGCTTGCGCGCGAGTATGGCGTGGATGCGGGACTGCATTTGAATCTTACGGAGGCGTTTACGGCGAAGGATGTTCCGGCGCGGTTGCGCGAGGAGCACGTGAAGCTGATGCGGTTTCTGCGCAAAGGACGGCGTGGGAAGGTGGTTCCGAATCCGCTGCTGGCTGGAGCGTTCGAGTACGTGGTGAAGGAGCAGCTGGAGGAATTCGAGCGGCTGTATGGCGCAAAGGCGCGGCACATCGACGGGCATCATCATGCGCATCTTGCGGCAAACGTGCGCGGGCAGAAGTTGCTGCCGCAGGGAACCATGGTGCGGCGGAATTTTACGTTTGCGGCGGGCGAGAAGAGCTGGCTGAAGCTGCGCGTGCGCGCGTTCCAAGACAGGCAACTGGCGCGGCGTCATTCGATGACGGAGTATTTTTTCGACATTGCGCCGTTGGAGGAGACGAGGCTGCGCCGGGTGCTGGAACTCGCGCGGACGGCGGATGTGGAGATCGAGTGCCATCCGGAGCGCGATGCGGAGTACGACTTCCTGATGAGCGACGGACTGGCGTGGCTGGGCTATGCGGTGACGGTAACGCAGGGATATCGGCTGCGCGGGAGCCATGTGTCGAATGCACGCGTGCGTGAAGAGGATGCGGTGAAGACGCCGCATGTCGCTGTGTGCATCTGCACGTATAAGCGGCCCGCGGAGCTGAAGCGGCTGCTAAGGGATCTTGACCGGCAGAAGACCGATGGGTTGTTCACCTATTCGGTTGTGGTGGCGGACAACGATGCGGCGCGATCGGGAGAGACCGCGGTTGAAGAGATGCGGGGCGCGATGCGGGTTCCGGTGAAGTATTGCGCGGAGCCTGAGAAGGGAATTGCGAGAGCGCGAAACCGGGTGATTGGAAGTGCGGATGGGGATTACTTCGCGCTGATTGATGACGATGAGTTTCCCGAGCCGGACTGGCTGCTGACCCTCCTGAAGAGGTGCAGAGAATATGGCGTGGATGGCGTGCTCGGGCCAGTGAAGCGGTATCTCGACGACGGTGCGCCGCAGTGGCTGAAGCGGAGTTCGTTGTACGATCGCGCAGTGCAGCCCACGGGGAAGGAAGTGGAGTGGCGCGGCGCGAGGACCGGCAATGCACTGCTGAAGAGCGCGGTTTTTGCCGGCAATGAGCAGCCGTTCGACGTGAAGTTTGCGGCGGGCGAGGACCAGGATTTCTTTCGCAAGAAGATTGAGGAAGGACGGCGGTTCGTGTGGGTGTCGGACGCCGTGGTGTGGGAAGAGCTTCCGCCGGCGCGGTGGAAGCGCAGCTACTTTCTGCGGAAGGCGATGCTTTATGGATCGTATGCGGCGAAGCAGCCGGACTGCGGCGCGAAGAGCGTGTTGAAGTCGCTGGTTGCCATGCCGTTGTATACGCTGGCGCTGCCGTTCGCGCTGCTGGCGGGGCAGCACCGGTTTATGACACTGCTGGTGAAGTTATGCGATCACCTTGGCAAGCTACTTTCGCTGATGGGGATCAGACCGTTTCACGATGAGCATGTAAGCGAATAG
- a CDS encoding O-antigen ligase family protein, producing MKYAATAITVVFICWLFQMDRHEQRRASWVVWIPVIWFGIICSRPVSVWLQPNRDTNYVERFTEGSPVDATVYGLLILVGLLVLNRRAARMKQFLQLNLPLLLFFLYCAVSLSWSDAPMVGFKRWIKAVGDLVMVLLVLTDVDPEHAINRMYARVGFVLLPMSVLFIVAYPALGTMYDATEHVTMYTGVTTFKNELGVLCMACGLGALWSLIGAYKDRAMMNRGRHMIAQGITFLLALGLVIRADSMTSFSSFLLAGAVMVLASLPWMERRAPVLVGVFVTAVAAAGFSLFLSSGAGILESLGRNSTLTGRTTIWKAVLAQKINPLTGAGFESFWMGDRMEAVWSMSQRGIQQAHDGYLELYLNLGWMGLALIGVLIVTGFYAGLALYRRDAQAGRLRIALMTAELVYVFTEAGFRMMSPDWLAFLLAITVMPLAAAPDANAVRLFELGRRRREVRVLQ from the coding sequence ATGAAATACGCAGCCACCGCCATCACGGTCGTGTTCATCTGCTGGCTTTTCCAAATGGACCGGCACGAGCAGAGGCGCGCGTCATGGGTTGTATGGATTCCGGTGATCTGGTTCGGCATTATTTGCTCGCGGCCGGTGTCTGTGTGGCTGCAGCCGAACCGCGACACGAACTACGTGGAGCGTTTTACGGAAGGCAGCCCGGTTGATGCGACGGTGTATGGACTGCTCATCCTGGTTGGGCTTCTGGTGCTGAATAGACGCGCCGCACGTATGAAGCAGTTTCTCCAGTTGAACCTGCCGCTGTTGTTGTTCTTCCTGTATTGCGCAGTGAGCCTGTCTTGGTCGGACGCGCCGATGGTGGGGTTCAAGCGCTGGATCAAGGCCGTGGGCGACCTGGTGATGGTCCTGCTGGTGCTCACGGATGTTGATCCGGAGCATGCGATCAACCGGATGTATGCGCGCGTGGGGTTCGTGCTGCTGCCGATGTCGGTGCTGTTCATCGTTGCTTATCCGGCGCTTGGGACGATGTACGACGCGACGGAACACGTGACGATGTACACGGGCGTCACGACATTCAAGAACGAACTGGGTGTGCTGTGCATGGCGTGCGGATTGGGTGCGCTGTGGTCGCTGATCGGGGCGTATAAGGATCGTGCCATGATGAACCGCGGGCGGCACATGATCGCGCAGGGGATTACGTTTCTGCTGGCGCTGGGGCTGGTGATCCGCGCGGATTCGATGACGTCGTTCTCGTCGTTCCTGCTGGCGGGTGCGGTGATGGTGCTGGCATCACTGCCCTGGATGGAACGCAGGGCGCCGGTGCTGGTCGGCGTGTTTGTGACTGCGGTTGCGGCGGCGGGGTTTTCGCTCTTCCTCAGTTCGGGTGCAGGCATTCTGGAGTCGCTGGGGCGGAACTCGACGCTGACGGGAAGGACGACGATATGGAAGGCGGTGCTGGCGCAGAAGATCAACCCGCTGACGGGGGCGGGCTTCGAGAGTTTCTGGATGGGTGACCGCATGGAGGCAGTATGGTCCATGAGCCAGCGAGGGATTCAGCAGGCGCATGACGGGTATCTGGAACTGTATTTGAACCTGGGCTGGATGGGTCTGGCACTGATTGGGGTGCTGATTGTGACTGGGTTCTATGCGGGCCTGGCGCTGTATCGAAGGGATGCGCAGGCGGGACGGCTGCGCATAGCGCTAATGACGGCGGAACTGGTGTATGTGTTCACGGAGGCTGGGTTCCGGATGATGAGCCCGGACTGGTTGGCGTTCCTGCTGGCGATCACTGTGATGCCGTTGGCAGCGGCTCCCGATGCAAATGCGGTTCGCTTGTTTGAGCTGGGGCGGAGGCGCAGGGAAGTTCGCGTTCTGCAGTAG
- a CDS encoding lipopolysaccharide biosynthesis protein, translating into MRPFDASGAFAPSVPRGGKALRSLAVRGAGMNIFSGVMSLGIQVAATVVLGRILAPRDFGLVAMVLTFSMLLANTPNNGFIDAILQRKEINESLASNLFWISTGIAVTLTGLFALAAPLVARFYNEQTVIRIAVALSLQILLTCAPTVHAALLRRAMLFPSLAMNDIVARAMGVVTSIVLGLAGWSYWALVAGQLMMSLSTAVGVWILCAWMPKSPAVEETRDALRFAGHIGVRYSINYFVRNFDNLLVGWRFGANPLGYYKKAYDLFAMPMTQLVSANANVAVSALSRVRDDRAQWTRYVLGALGMLAFIGMALAGDLTLIGKDVIRVLLGPNWGTAGWIFTFFAPAIGIMMVSGVHGWIHVSLGHAERWLKWGIFEWAVTCALFLAGLPWGPQGVAVAWSASFWALTLPSLWYAGRPVDFGVMPVVRAIWRYIVASLAASVAAYAVLAHSWWLRNLEDTAGALLRIVCVTATFGVLYLAAVVVLHRGPAPLRTMVTLIGELRGRRRPATVANNTSRVVTAPSVE; encoded by the coding sequence TTGAGGCCGTTTGACGCTAGTGGCGCATTTGCGCCGTCGGTTCCGCGTGGCGGGAAGGCGCTGCGCAGCCTGGCGGTGCGAGGCGCGGGGATGAACATCTTCTCGGGCGTGATGTCGCTGGGGATCCAGGTGGCGGCGACGGTCGTACTGGGGCGCATCCTTGCGCCGCGCGACTTTGGGCTGGTGGCGATGGTGCTGACGTTCAGTATGCTGCTGGCAAATACGCCGAACAACGGATTTATCGACGCTATTCTGCAGCGCAAAGAGATCAACGAATCGCTGGCGAGCAATCTGTTCTGGATCAGCACTGGCATTGCGGTGACGCTGACGGGTTTGTTTGCGCTGGCAGCGCCGCTGGTTGCGCGCTTCTACAACGAGCAGACGGTGATTCGCATTGCCGTCGCGCTGTCGCTGCAGATTCTTCTGACATGCGCGCCGACGGTGCATGCGGCGCTGCTACGGCGAGCGATGCTGTTTCCTTCGCTGGCGATGAACGACATTGTTGCGCGCGCGATGGGCGTGGTGACGTCGATTGTGCTGGGGTTGGCGGGTTGGAGTTACTGGGCGCTGGTGGCCGGGCAACTGATGATGTCGCTGAGCACGGCGGTGGGTGTGTGGATTCTTTGCGCGTGGATGCCGAAGAGTCCGGCGGTTGAGGAGACGCGCGATGCGCTGAGGTTCGCAGGGCATATCGGAGTCCGGTACAGCATCAACTACTTCGTTCGGAACTTCGACAACCTGCTGGTAGGTTGGCGCTTCGGCGCGAATCCGCTGGGGTATTACAAGAAGGCTTACGACCTGTTTGCGATGCCGATGACGCAGTTGGTTTCGGCCAATGCGAACGTGGCGGTGTCGGCTCTGAGCCGGGTGCGCGATGATCGCGCGCAATGGACGCGCTATGTGCTGGGCGCACTGGGGATGCTGGCGTTCATCGGGATGGCGCTGGCAGGCGATCTGACGCTGATTGGCAAGGATGTGATCCGCGTGCTGCTGGGGCCGAACTGGGGAACCGCCGGGTGGATCTTCACGTTTTTCGCGCCGGCAATCGGGATCATGATGGTGAGCGGCGTGCATGGGTGGATCCATGTGTCGCTGGGGCATGCGGAGCGCTGGCTGAAGTGGGGCATCTTTGAGTGGGCCGTGACGTGTGCGCTGTTCTTAGCGGGATTGCCGTGGGGGCCGCAAGGAGTGGCGGTTGCGTGGAGCGCGTCGTTCTGGGCGCTGACGCTGCCTTCACTCTGGTATGCGGGCAGGCCGGTGGATTTTGGAGTGATGCCGGTGGTGCGGGCGATCTGGCGGTATATTGTCGCTTCGCTGGCGGCGAGTGTTGCGGCGTATGCGGTTCTGGCGCACAGCTGGTGGCTGAGGAATCTTGAGGATACGGCCGGGGCGCTGTTGAGGATTGTCTGCGTGACGGCGACGTTCGGCGTGCTGTATCTGGCGGCGGTGGTTGTGCTGCATCGCGGGCCGGCGCCGCTGCGGACGATGGTTACGCTGATAGGCGAGCTGCGGGGGCGAAGGCGGCCGGCCACAGTCGCAAATAACACTTCGAGGGTAGTAACTGCGCCGTCAGTGGAATAG
- a CDS encoding glycosyltransferase family 4 protein gives MKVCMLAYSFYDADNRVRRYAEALARRGDEVDAIAVGHAGQPAVETINGVRVFRVQSRVRDERGPLSYLLKILLFFIRSMWFLTKGAFSEPYDLIHVHNLPDFEVFATVFQRMRGARVIHDMHEVVPEFYASKFKIGERSMIFRLLALVEKLSIAFADHVIVVNHLVEETVLNRGSVRPEKCSVILNYPDPRIFWRSARKRMSTGRDGEFVICYPGTLSRHQGVDLAVEAVGLLRERAPGLKFLIIGDGPERENLKKLIRERGLEDRVSLTGLVPLEEVAEVMATIDLGVVPKRKEGFGDIAFSTKTMEFMAMGVPVLASRTRIDEFYFGGGKVEFFESGNASDLAEKILALMDEPERMTELRRNCAGFIAKNNWTAKEEEYFALVDGITRKARPMECAALSM, from the coding sequence ATGAAAGTTTGCATGCTCGCCTACTCGTTTTACGACGCTGATAACCGGGTGCGCCGCTATGCCGAGGCGCTGGCGCGGCGTGGCGACGAGGTGGACGCGATCGCGGTAGGGCACGCGGGTCAACCGGCGGTGGAGACGATCAATGGCGTGCGGGTGTTCCGGGTGCAGAGCCGGGTCCGGGATGAGCGGGGGCCGCTCAGCTATCTGTTGAAGATTCTGCTGTTCTTCATCCGGTCCATGTGGTTTCTCACGAAGGGTGCGTTCAGCGAGCCGTACGATCTGATCCATGTTCACAACCTGCCGGACTTCGAGGTATTCGCGACGGTGTTCCAGCGGATGCGCGGGGCGCGGGTGATCCACGATATGCACGAGGTGGTGCCGGAGTTCTACGCGAGCAAGTTCAAGATTGGCGAGCGTTCGATGATCTTTCGGCTGCTGGCCCTGGTGGAGAAGCTCTCAATTGCGTTTGCGGATCACGTGATCGTGGTGAACCACCTGGTGGAGGAGACGGTGCTGAACCGCGGCAGCGTGCGGCCGGAGAAGTGCTCGGTGATCCTCAACTATCCCGACCCACGGATTTTCTGGCGTTCTGCGCGAAAGAGGATGAGCACGGGCAGGGACGGCGAGTTTGTGATCTGCTACCCGGGCACGCTGAGCCGGCACCAGGGAGTGGACCTCGCGGTGGAGGCGGTGGGGCTTTTGCGGGAGAGGGCGCCGGGGCTGAAGTTTTTGATCATCGGCGACGGGCCTGAGCGCGAGAATCTGAAGAAGCTGATTCGGGAGCGCGGTCTTGAGGATCGCGTGTCGCTGACGGGACTGGTTCCGCTGGAGGAAGTTGCTGAGGTTATGGCGACGATCGACCTGGGCGTGGTGCCGAAGCGCAAGGAAGGGTTCGGCGATATTGCGTTCAGTACCAAGACGATGGAATTCATGGCGATGGGTGTGCCGGTGCTGGCGTCGCGCACACGGATTGATGAGTTTTATTTCGGCGGTGGGAAGGTGGAGTTCTTCGAGTCAGGGAATGCGTCCGATCTGGCGGAGAAGATTCTGGCATTGATGGATGAGCCGGAGCGGATGACGGAACTGCGCAGGAACTGCGCAGGGTTCATTGCGAAGAACAACTGGACGGCCAAAGAGGAAGAGTACTTCGCCCTGGTGGATGGGATTACGCGTAAGGCGCGGCCAATGGAGTGTGCGGCGCTGAGCATGTGA
- a CDS encoding glycoside hydrolase family 55 protein gives MKAARRGIRWYSGTILLLALASYCGAQSWKPLLAEDRGIDWSQAGVGVIPAREVNCATLKPTATLEQINAALAACPSGQAVFLEPGTYAIGGTVRVPSNVTLRGAGADKTILNATGAGDAVIAMGSGGVPFRPRVIKGGAAQNSTQIELVSAAGIAVGKYLVITERNDPTYVTAAGSGGNCNWCDGGWTKDGSMARGQIVEVTAAIGNTLTVAPALYSAYTYEAVAVPSAMAASHAGVEDLQVRANNTGYATNFLMDMCAYCWLRGVEGNYADGDHVTIRWGYRDEVRDSYFSNAYLHVPGAHDSDIVLALKTSGSLIENNIIERTHEAVMPQWGAAGNVIAYNYTMGEFDSDAANVMIGGVNYHGAHPQFNLLEGNVLTAIYADSVWGSSSETTAFRNWVVGTNRICGPVMGRGTVDCGKGHYGFQAARAVQFSYLSTRNSLIGNVIGSAQMQALKGYSTAVTQTPVLEYPEKRVYEGAVGITFGYGSANDDGTGDGCGGGIAPCHAGKTSATTRMHGNFNNVSGGIEWMPGLMRKLPASFYLAGRPAWWGAIPFPAIGPDVTGGMGPGGHVFGNPAQACYTKVMKGTDGGAGSPLVFNAERCYGPWK, from the coding sequence ATGAAGGCTGCGCGGCGGGGAATTCGGTGGTATTCGGGAACGATACTCTTGCTTGCGCTTGCGTCTTACTGCGGCGCGCAGAGCTGGAAGCCGCTTCTGGCGGAGGACCGGGGGATCGACTGGTCGCAGGCTGGAGTAGGAGTGATTCCGGCGCGGGAAGTGAACTGCGCAACACTCAAGCCCACGGCGACTCTTGAACAAATCAATGCTGCGCTAGCGGCCTGTCCTTCGGGGCAGGCCGTGTTTCTTGAACCGGGAACGTATGCGATTGGCGGGACTGTGCGGGTGCCGTCGAATGTAACGCTGCGCGGGGCCGGTGCGGACAAGACGATCCTGAACGCTACGGGCGCGGGAGACGCCGTGATTGCGATGGGGTCAGGCGGTGTGCCGTTTCGTCCTCGGGTGATCAAGGGCGGTGCGGCGCAGAATTCGACGCAGATTGAACTGGTTTCGGCTGCGGGGATCGCGGTGGGGAAGTACCTGGTGATCACGGAGCGGAATGATCCGACGTATGTGACGGCGGCGGGGAGCGGCGGTAATTGCAACTGGTGCGACGGCGGCTGGACGAAAGACGGCAGCATGGCGCGCGGGCAGATTGTGGAGGTGACGGCGGCAATCGGCAATACGCTGACGGTTGCGCCGGCGCTCTATTCGGCTTATACGTATGAGGCCGTTGCGGTGCCGTCCGCGATGGCTGCAAGCCACGCCGGCGTGGAAGACCTTCAGGTGAGGGCGAACAATACCGGATATGCGACGAATTTCCTAATGGACATGTGTGCGTATTGCTGGTTGCGCGGCGTGGAAGGGAACTACGCGGACGGCGACCATGTGACGATCCGGTGGGGATATCGCGATGAAGTACGCGACAGCTATTTCTCGAACGCGTATCTGCATGTGCCGGGCGCGCATGATTCGGATATTGTGCTGGCACTGAAGACGAGCGGGTCGCTGATTGAGAACAACATCATCGAGCGCACACATGAAGCAGTGATGCCGCAGTGGGGCGCAGCGGGGAACGTGATCGCCTACAACTACACGATGGGCGAGTTCGACAGCGATGCCGCGAATGTGATGATCGGCGGGGTGAATTATCACGGCGCGCATCCGCAGTTTAATTTGCTGGAAGGCAATGTGCTGACCGCCATCTATGCGGATTCGGTGTGGGGCAGTTCGAGCGAGACGACGGCATTCCGGAACTGGGTGGTGGGCACGAATCGGATTTGCGGGCCGGTTATGGGGCGCGGGACAGTGGATTGCGGGAAAGGGCACTATGGGTTCCAGGCGGCCAGGGCAGTGCAGTTTTCGTACCTGAGTACGCGAAATAGCCTGATTGGGAACGTGATTGGAAGCGCGCAGATGCAGGCGCTGAAGGGATATTCGACCGCGGTTACGCAGACGCCGGTTCTTGAGTATCCGGAGAAGCGCGTGTACGAGGGGGCGGTGGGGATCACGTTCGGCTACGGCAGCGCCAACGATGATGGAACGGGCGATGGATGCGGCGGCGGAATCGCGCCTTGCCATGCGGGGAAGACTTCAGCCACGACGCGGATGCATGGGAATTTCAATAACGTGAGCGGCGGGATCGAGTGGATGCCCGGTTTGATGCGGAAGCTGCCGGCGTCGTTCTACCTGGCGGGGAGGCCGGCGTGGTGGGGCGCGATTCCGTTTCCTGCGATTGGGCCGGACGTGACGGGTGGAATGGGACCGGGCGGGCACGTGTTTGGGAATCCGGCGCAGGCCTGTTACACGAAGGTTATGAAGGGAACCGATGGCGGAGCGGGGAGTCCGCTGGTGTTTAATGCGGAGCGATGCTATGGGCCGTGGAAGTGA
- a CDS encoding alpha-L-arabinofuranosidase C-terminal domain-containing protein, producing MLQKAFTGILACSALALASLANAQQHPITLSIHPDQPSTPVSPMLYGLMTEEINYSYEGGIYAEMVRNATFRGDWSGILYWYLLEQGNASATMQHDASTGPSDALKSSLKLEIKQADAQNQAGLINTGWWGFGLKPNTEYKGSFYAKAGASDMGPITVSLVANQTGKALATAKVESVSTDWKQYNFTLKTGAIEASTANHLAISVGHAGTLWLQLVSIFPPTYHNRPNGFRADLMEKMAAMHPQFLRFPGGNYVEGNRISDHFDWKKTIGPRVDRPGHESPWGYWSTDGMGLLEFLEWCEDLKMQPVLAVYAGYSLHGDHVNPGADLDPYVQDAVDEIEYLTGSTSTKWGAERAKDGHPEPFKLTYVEIGNEEWFDRSGSYDARYEQFAKAIRAKYPDLKLIATAPVKSKDVDVLDEHYYVRATQNFKDADHYDASRENSSSPMKWDGGHYDHADRKGPKVFVGEWATREGAPTPNMGAALGDAAWMTGLERNSDLVIMASYAPLLVNVNPGGMQWETDLIGYDTSKSYGSPAYYAQVMFGSYIGDHTLASKVEGADGKFFYSITGDAAKKKLYLKLVNGSSAPQAVDIDFSAAKLAASAKLVSLSAKDTQATNTIDHPKDIVPVESTIPVQGSRLRHTMPGYSIQVIELTQQ from the coding sequence ATGCTTCAGAAAGCGTTTACCGGCATCCTCGCCTGCTCCGCCCTCGCCCTCGCCTCTCTGGCCAACGCGCAGCAGCATCCCATTACCCTCTCCATTCATCCAGATCAGCCCTCCACTCCCGTCAGCCCCATGCTCTACGGCCTCATGACCGAGGAGATCAATTACTCCTACGAGGGCGGCATCTACGCCGAGATGGTCCGCAACGCCACCTTCCGCGGAGACTGGAGCGGCATCCTCTACTGGTACCTCCTTGAGCAGGGCAACGCCTCCGCCACCATGCAGCATGACGCCTCCACCGGCCCCAGCGATGCTCTCAAGTCCAGCCTCAAGCTCGAAATCAAGCAGGCCGACGCCCAGAACCAGGCTGGCCTCATCAATACCGGCTGGTGGGGCTTTGGCCTCAAACCCAACACTGAGTACAAAGGCTCGTTCTACGCGAAGGCCGGCGCCTCTGACATGGGCCCCATCACCGTCAGCCTCGTCGCCAACCAGACCGGCAAAGCCCTGGCCACCGCGAAAGTCGAGAGCGTCAGCACCGATTGGAAGCAGTACAACTTCACCCTCAAGACCGGCGCAATCGAAGCCTCCACCGCGAACCACCTCGCCATCAGCGTTGGTCATGCCGGAACCCTCTGGCTGCAACTCGTCTCCATCTTTCCGCCCACCTACCACAACCGTCCCAACGGATTCCGCGCCGACCTGATGGAGAAGATGGCCGCGATGCATCCGCAGTTCCTGCGCTTCCCTGGCGGCAATTATGTCGAGGGCAACCGCATCTCCGATCACTTCGACTGGAAGAAGACCATCGGTCCCCGCGTCGATCGTCCCGGCCACGAAAGCCCCTGGGGCTACTGGTCCACCGACGGCATGGGCCTCCTCGAATTCCTCGAGTGGTGCGAGGACCTGAAGATGCAGCCAGTGCTCGCTGTCTACGCCGGCTACTCCCTGCACGGCGATCACGTAAATCCCGGCGCCGACCTCGATCCCTACGTGCAAGATGCGGTCGACGAAATCGAGTACCTGACCGGCTCCACCAGCACAAAGTGGGGCGCTGAGCGGGCCAAAGATGGACACCCCGAGCCATTCAAGCTCACCTATGTTGAGATCGGCAACGAAGAGTGGTTCGATCGCTCCGGCAGCTACGACGCACGCTACGAGCAGTTCGCCAAGGCAATCCGTGCCAAGTATCCCGATCTGAAGTTGATCGCAACCGCCCCAGTAAAGAGCAAAGACGTCGACGTCCTCGACGAGCACTACTACGTCCGCGCCACGCAAAACTTCAAGGACGCAGACCACTACGACGCGAGCCGCGAAAATTCCTCCTCGCCAATGAAGTGGGACGGCGGACACTACGATCATGCCGACCGCAAGGGCCCCAAGGTCTTCGTCGGCGAATGGGCCACGCGCGAAGGTGCGCCCACGCCCAACATGGGCGCCGCTCTTGGCGACGCCGCCTGGATGACCGGCCTCGAGCGCAACAGCGATCTCGTCATCATGGCTTCTTACGCACCGCTGCTCGTCAACGTGAATCCCGGTGGGATGCAGTGGGAAACCGACCTCATCGGTTACGACACCTCGAAGAGCTACGGCTCGCCCGCCTACTACGCGCAGGTCATGTTCGGCTCTTACATCGGCGATCACACTCTCGCCTCGAAGGTTGAAGGCGCAGACGGAAAGTTCTTCTACTCCATCACTGGCGATGCCGCGAAGAAGAAGCTTTACCTGAAGCTCGTCAACGGCTCTTCCGCTCCGCAGGCCGTCGACATCGACTTCTCCGCCGCAAAGCTCGCCGCGTCTGCAAAACTCGTCAGCCTGAGCGCGAAAGACACCCAGGCCACCAACACCATCGATCACCCTAAGGACATCGTTCCGGTGGAGAGCACCATCCCAGTGCAGGGATCGCGCCTCCGCCACACCATGCCGGGCTACTCCATCCAGGTCATCGAACTCACTCAGCAGTGA